The genomic interval CCACGTTCTTCATGGAGAACTTCACCAGCCCCATGTTCGAGGAGGGCCTGCGCGCCGGCATGCTCGCCTTCGGCCTGCCCCCCACGCGCGGCCTGCAGATGGTGACGACCGAGGACCTGGCCGCCTTCGCCGTGAAGGTGCTGGAGAACGCCGAGCGCCACCTGGAGCAGCGCATCGACGTCGCCTCGGACGAGGTGACGGGACAGCAGGCGTCCGGGCTGCTCTCCATGGTGAGCGGACACCGCATCCACTTCGAGCAGCTCTCGCTGGACTACCTCCGCGAGCGCAGCGAGGACCTGGCGGCGATGTACGAGTGGTTGGACCGGGTGGGCTACCACGCGGACATCCTCACGCTGCGGCACGACTATCCGGACGTGCGCTGGCACACGTTCGAGGACTGGGCGCGGCAGCAGGACTGGAGCACCCTGACGTCTCCCGCGTGGCCCCACGCGGCCGCGGAGCCCACGCCGCCCGCCAGTCAGTGAGGCCCCTCTCCGCTCGGCGGCGTTCCGGGGTGGCGCCGCGCCGTGGGGCGGCATCCAGCACGCGAGGGTTACCTTTCCACCAAAGGAGAGACACCTCATGCGCGCGCTCGTGCCGCTCGTCGCCCTGTTGGTGGTGGCGAGCTGTGCCTCGAACACCAACACGTTGAAACCCACGATGCAGGCCCAGGTGCTCCCCGCGGACCAGAACACGGCCGTCGCGGAGGGCGCGGGGGTGAGGTTGGTGGCGGATGCCTCCGCGTGGAAGGGCTCACCGGCGAACCTGGAGCGCACCCTCACGCCCGTCTACGTCCGGCTGGAGAACCAGAGCGGCAGGACGCTGCGCATCCGCTACGAGGACTTCTCGCTCGTCGGCACCGAGTCGCGCTTCCGCTAC from Myxococcus guangdongensis carries:
- a CDS encoding NmrA/HSCARG family protein, translated to MTRAHSFSVLVTGATGRQGGAVARHLLHRGHRVVAYVRNPEAPGARALETLGAELAVGTFDDVDTLARVAEGVDSFYAMATPFEAGVETERRHGMNLVDAARLAEVKHFVYTSVAGADRLTGIPHFDSKHRVELHLRRSGLPFTILGPTFFMENFTSPMFEEGLRAGMLAFGLPPTRGLQMVTTEDLAAFAVKVLENAERHLEQRIDVASDEVTGQQASGLLSMVSGHRIHFEQLSLDYLRERSEDLAAMYEWLDRVGYHADILTLRHDYPDVRWHTFEDWARQQDWSTLTSPAWPHAAAEPTPPASQ